One genomic segment of Marinitoga piezophila KA3 includes these proteins:
- the argF gene encoding ornithine carbamoyltransferase, whose product MPVNLKGRSLLSLKDYTPEEIKYLLDLAFDLKSKKRAGIRTETLKGKNIVLIFDKTSTRTRTAFEVAALDEGAHVTFLTNSQMGKKESIEDTAKVLGRMYDGIEYRGFEQKVVEDLAKYSGVPVWNGLTDEAHPTQGLADVMTMMEFIHKPLNEMKVVFIGDTRNNVANTLMRISAKMGMHYVAVGPEALKPSDEMMNEALETAKETGAVIEYTSGLDGVKGADVIYTDVWVSMGEEDKMPERVELLTPYRVDMDLIKRTENPNVIFLHCLPSFHDFETKVAREAKERGLDIREVTDEVFRSRHSKVFDQAENRMHTIKAIMVATL is encoded by the coding sequence ATGCCAGTAAATTTAAAAGGAAGAAGCTTATTATCATTAAAGGATTATACACCAGAAGAAATAAAATATTTATTAGATTTAGCTTTTGATTTAAAATCAAAGAAAAGAGCAGGTATTAGAACAGAAACATTAAAAGGAAAAAACATTGTTTTAATTTTTGATAAAACATCAACAAGAACAAGAACAGCTTTTGAAGTAGCTGCATTAGACGAAGGAGCACACGTTACATTCCTTACAAACAGTCAAATGGGTAAAAAAGAATCTATCGAAGACACTGCAAAGGTTTTAGGAAGAATGTATGATGGTATTGAATACAGAGGATTTGAACAAAAGGTTGTTGAAGATTTAGCTAAATATTCAGGTGTTCCTGTATGGAATGGTTTAACTGATGAAGCACATCCAACACAGGGATTGGCAGATGTTATGACAATGATGGAATTCATCCACAAACCATTAAATGAAATGAAAGTTGTATTTATTGGAGATACAAGAAATAATGTTGCAAATACATTAATGAGAATTTCTGCGAAAATGGGAATGCATTATGTAGCAGTAGGACCTGAAGCTTTAAAACCATCTGATGAAATGATGAATGAAGCTTTAGAAACAGCAAAAGAAACAGGAGCTGTTATTGAATATACTTCAGGTCTTGATGGAGTAAAAGGAGCAGATGTAATTTACACAGATGTTTGGGTATCAATGGGTGAAGAAGATAAAATGCCTGAAAGAGTTGAATTATTAACTCCATATAGAGTTGACATGGACTTAATTAAGAGAACAGAAAATCCAAATGTAATTTTCTTACACTGTCTCCCTTCATTCCACGATTTTGAAACAAAGGTTGCAAGAGAAGCTAAAGAAAGAGGTCTTGATATTAGAGAAGTTACAGATGAAGTATTTAGAAGCAGACATTCAAAGGTATTCGATCAGGCAGAAAACAGAATGCACACAATAAAGGCTATTATGGTAGCTACATTATAA
- a CDS encoding transglycosylase SLT domain-containing protein, with translation MFIKKHLIIILILVVSILNFGNDKNYNLTNETNLKIFLMDFMNREYKLTTGKELKPERKVALAEGILLASKEFNISPILIASIIDIETSFRNVIGKYGEIGYMQIRAETAKYIIEMYYDRFEKYGYKSTDLKWIKDRLLFDPKYNILVGTAYLSYLQEIHGDITHAVGWYNGGGNSYYLEKVVFKIAQITIEYPII, from the coding sequence ATGTTTATAAAAAAACATCTTATTATCATCTTAATACTTGTAGTAAGTATTCTCAATTTTGGAAATGATAAGAATTATAACCTTACAAACGAAACAAATTTAAAAATCTTTTTAATGGACTTTATGAACCGAGAATACAAACTTACTACAGGAAAAGAATTAAAACCAGAAAGAAAAGTAGCATTAGCAGAAGGCATTTTATTAGCATCAAAGGAATTTAACATTTCACCAATTCTCATAGCCTCTATTATCGATATTGAAACGAGTTTTAGAAACGTTATAGGAAAATATGGAGAGATTGGATACATGCAAATTCGTGCTGAAACAGCTAAATATATTATTGAAATGTATTATGATAGATTTGAAAAATACGGCTACAAATCCACAGATTTAAAATGGATAAAGGATAGATTATTATTTGATCCTAAATATAATATTCTTGTAGGAACTGCTTATTTATCTTATTTACAGGAAATACACGGTGATATAACCCATGCTGTAGGATGGTATAATGGCGGAGGTAATTCCTATTACTTAGAAAAGGTAGTATTTAAAATTGCACAAATTACAATAGAATATCCAATTATTTAA
- the rbsK gene encoding ribokinase has translation MIGVIGSSNMDIVLTVEHFTNPGETQKAKELEYFPGGKGANQAVAAAKLSNKEVYFFTALGNDEFGKKLARNFDELNIKGYVYTDLPTGRAYIEVTKKGENRIVIFEGANGFITPEIVEKKIGILQEYKYFLLQNEIPFETTLHVAKILKSKKKIVIFDPAPAPNITDEIFKYVDYFTPNEEEFKYLSNKFFNLDPEKNLKEILRKFFNLGIKNIILKRGPEDVILYNRNYILKIPAFKFENVIDTTAAGDVFNGALATALEEGKNIKEAIVFACAAAGLSVTRKGAQSSIPARKEVDEFLETIDR, from the coding sequence ATGATAGGAGTTATAGGTAGTTCAAATATGGATATTGTTTTAACTGTAGAACATTTCACCAATCCCGGGGAAACTCAAAAAGCAAAAGAATTGGAATACTTTCCAGGAGGAAAAGGAGCAAATCAGGCTGTTGCTGCAGCAAAACTTTCAAATAAAGAAGTATACTTTTTTACAGCGCTTGGAAATGATGAATTTGGGAAAAAGCTTGCCAGGAATTTTGACGAATTAAATATAAAAGGATATGTTTATACAGATTTGCCAACAGGAAGAGCATATATCGAAGTAACAAAAAAAGGAGAAAATAGAATAGTTATATTTGAAGGAGCAAATGGTTTTATTACGCCTGAAATTGTTGAAAAAAAGATAGGGATTTTGCAGGAATATAAATATTTTTTGTTGCAAAATGAAATACCTTTTGAAACAACATTGCATGTAGCAAAAATATTAAAATCTAAAAAGAAGATAGTTATATTTGATCCGGCACCAGCTCCCAACATAACAGATGAAATTTTTAAGTATGTTGATTATTTTACACCAAATGAGGAAGAATTTAAGTATCTTTCAAATAAATTTTTTAACCTTGATCCAGAAAAAAATTTAAAAGAGATATTAAGAAAGTTCTTTAATCTCGGAATAAAAAATATTATATTAAAACGCGGGCCAGAAGACGTAATATTATATAATAGAAATTATATATTGAAAATTCCTGCATTTAAGTTTGAAAATGTAATTGATACCACAGCGGCTGGAGATGTTTTTAATGGGGCATTGGCTACTGCATTAGAAGAGGGTAAAAATATTAAAGAGGCAATAGTTTTTGCATGTGCAGCAGCAGGATTGTCTGTTACAAGAAAGGGTGCTCAATCATCAATACCTGCTCGTAAAGAGGTTGATGAATTTCTGGAAACAATAGATAGATAA
- the glgB gene encoding 1,4-alpha-glucan branching protein GlgB — protein MGSMLNDEMLKIVKAEHHDPFSVLGIHKLNEKEIVIRTFHPFAEKIEIINLDTKTKRKYKMEKIHPDGLFEKVLKRKTFFKYEFLYTDSIGNSWKSRDPYSFLPVLTDYDLYLFNEGNNHKIYEKLGAHPMEIDGAKGTYFAVWAPNAKRVSVVGNFNNWDGRVHQMRVLGSSGVWEIFIPLVQEGDIYKFEIKTQTGELLLKADPYATYTELRPKNASIVYDLNNKHRWNDKKWMDKRRETNWFEKPISIYEVHLGSWKKKNNDEFLNYRELAHQLVEYVKKHGYTHIEIMPVLEHPLDESWGYQVTGYFSPTSRYGTPEDFMYFVDYMHQHNIGVILDWVPGHFPKDAHGLGKFDGTALYEHMDPRLGEHPDWGTYIFNYGRNEVKNFLISNALYWLDKFHIDGLRVDAVASMLYLDFSRKEGEWIPNIYGGRENLEAIEFLKYFNSITHKYFPGILTIAEESTAWPGVSKPVDLGGLGFSMKWNMGWMNDSLRYMARDPLFRKHHQNELTFSLVYAFSENYILVLSHDEVVHGKGSMINKMPGDYWQKFANLRLFYSYMFAHPGKKLLFMGNDIAQFNEWNCKKALDWNLLEFDSHKKMLKLIDDLNRLYKENPELYEVDYSPEGFEWIDYNDAENSVISFIRKGKNPDEFIVAVFNFTPVVRYDYRIGVPKPGFYKEILNTDSEIYWGSNVGNQGGIYAEHIPFHGREYSINITLPPLAGIYFKWKKQ, from the coding sequence ATGGGAAGCATGCTTAATGATGAAATGTTAAAAATAGTAAAAGCTGAGCATCATGACCCGTTTTCAGTTTTAGGAATTCATAAATTAAATGAAAAGGAAATTGTTATAAGAACATTTCACCCTTTTGCTGAAAAAATAGAAATAATCAATTTAGATACAAAAACAAAAAGAAAATACAAAATGGAAAAAATACATCCAGATGGATTATTTGAAAAGGTTTTAAAAAGAAAAACATTCTTTAAATATGAATTTTTATACACTGATTCAATTGGAAATAGCTGGAAGTCACGGGATCCATACAGTTTTCTACCTGTTCTTACAGACTATGATCTGTATCTTTTTAATGAAGGAAATAATCATAAGATTTATGAAAAGCTTGGTGCTCATCCAATGGAAATAGATGGTGCAAAAGGAACATATTTTGCAGTATGGGCACCAAATGCTAAGAGAGTAAGCGTAGTTGGTAATTTTAATAATTGGGATGGCAGAGTTCATCAAATGAGAGTTCTCGGAAGTTCTGGAGTCTGGGAAATTTTTATTCCATTGGTTCAAGAAGGAGATATTTATAAATTTGAAATAAAAACACAAACCGGGGAATTATTATTAAAGGCCGATCCATATGCAACATATACTGAATTGCGTCCTAAAAATGCTTCCATTGTTTATGATTTAAATAATAAACACAGATGGAATGACAAAAAATGGATGGATAAAAGAAGAGAAACAAATTGGTTTGAAAAACCTATTTCTATTTACGAAGTTCATCTTGGTTCATGGAAGAAAAAAAATAATGATGAATTCTTAAATTATAGAGAACTGGCACATCAGTTGGTTGAATACGTAAAAAAACACGGATACACTCATATTGAAATTATGCCAGTTTTAGAACACCCTCTTGATGAATCGTGGGGATATCAGGTAACAGGTTACTTTTCACCAACAAGTCGTTATGGAACACCTGAAGATTTTATGTACTTTGTTGATTATATGCATCAACATAATATTGGAGTTATACTTGATTGGGTTCCAGGGCATTTTCCAAAAGACGCACATGGCTTAGGAAAATTTGATGGAACAGCCTTATATGAACATATGGATCCTCGATTAGGAGAACATCCAGATTGGGGAACATATATATTCAATTATGGAAGAAATGAAGTTAAGAATTTCCTTATATCCAATGCACTTTATTGGCTCGATAAATTTCATATAGATGGCTTAAGAGTTGACGCTGTGGCTTCTATGTTATATCTTGATTTTAGTAGAAAAGAAGGAGAATGGATACCAAATATTTATGGCGGTAGAGAAAACCTTGAAGCTATAGAATTTTTAAAATACTTTAATTCAATTACTCATAAATACTTCCCTGGAATATTGACTATCGCTGAAGAATCAACTGCATGGCCAGGAGTATCTAAACCTGTAGATCTTGGCGGTCTCGGTTTTTCCATGAAATGGAATATGGGATGGATGAATGATTCATTGAGATATATGGCCAGAGATCCATTATTTAGAAAACATCATCAAAATGAATTGACTTTTTCACTGGTATATGCATTTTCGGAAAATTATATACTCGTTTTATCTCATGATGAAGTTGTTCACGGAAAAGGTTCTATGATAAATAAAATGCCCGGGGATTACTGGCAAAAATTTGCTAATTTAAGGTTATTCTATTCTTATATGTTCGCACATCCAGGAAAAAAATTATTGTTTATGGGCAATGATATAGCTCAATTTAATGAATGGAATTGTAAAAAAGCACTTGATTGGAATTTGTTAGAATTTGATTCTCATAAAAAGATGTTAAAATTAATCGATGATCTTAATAGGTTGTATAAAGAAAACCCCGAATTATATGAAGTTGATTATTCGCCTGAAGGATTTGAATGGATAGATTATAATGATGCTGAAAATAGTGTTATTTCATTTATTAGAAAGGGTAAAAATCCTGATGAATTTATTGTTGCAGTATTTAATTTCACACCTGTTGTAAGATATGATTATAGAATAGGTGTTCCAAAACCCGGATTTTATAAAGAAATATTAAATACAGATTCTGAAATATATTGGGGAAGTAATGTAGGAAACCAGGGCGGAATATATGCAGAGCATATTCCATTCCACGGAAGAGAATACTCAATTAATATTACCTTACCTCCTCTTGCAGGAATATATTTTAAATGGAAGAAACAATAA
- the arcC gene encoding carbamate kinase — protein sequence MKRLAVVAIGGNAVNRPGEKPTAENMFKNIRTTASYLADMIEMGYDLVITHGNGPQVGNLLLQQDIAKDTIPPFPMDVLGAMTQGYLGYMIVQELKNILKERNVERDVAAVVTQIVVDKNDPGFQNPSKPVGPFYSEEEAKKMMEEKGWIFKEDAGRGWRRVVPSPIPLDAVEKNTIKELIEKDVIVVAGGGGGIPVIYDENGELKGVEAVIDKDRASALLAKELGADEFIILTAVEKVYINFNKPDQKALDTLTIAEAEKYIEEGHFAKGSMLPKVESCISFVKDTGKPALITDMEKLKEALEGKTGTKIVP from the coding sequence ATGAAAAGACTCGCAGTTGTAGCCATAGGAGGTAATGCAGTTAACAGACCTGGTGAAAAGCCAACAGCAGAAAACATGTTTAAAAACATCAGAACAACTGCATCCTATCTGGCAGACATGATTGAAATGGGTTATGACCTGGTAATTACACATGGAAATGGTCCACAGGTTGGAAATTTGTTATTACAACAGGATATTGCTAAAGATACTATCCCACCATTTCCTATGGATGTATTGGGGGCTATGACACAGGGATATCTCGGTTATATGATTGTACAGGAATTGAAAAACATATTAAAGGAAAGAAACGTTGAAAGAGATGTTGCAGCAGTTGTTACTCAAATTGTTGTAGATAAAAATGATCCTGGATTCCAGAATCCTTCAAAACCAGTTGGTCCATTCTATAGTGAAGAAGAAGCTAAAAAAATGATGGAAGAAAAAGGCTGGATCTTTAAAGAAGATGCAGGAAGAGGATGGAGAAGAGTTGTTCCATCACCAATTCCTCTTGACGCTGTTGAAAAGAACACGATAAAAGAATTAATAGAAAAAGATGTTATTGTTGTAGCTGGTGGCGGTGGAGGAATTCCTGTAATTTATGATGAAAATGGTGAATTAAAAGGTGTTGAAGCTGTTATTGATAAAGATAGAGCATCTGCATTATTGGCAAAGGAATTAGGAGCTGATGAATTTATTATCTTAACAGCTGTTGAAAAGGTATATATTAACTTCAACAAACCTGATCAAAAAGCATTAGACACATTAACAATTGCAGAAGCTGAAAAATATATTGAAGAAGGGCACTTTGCTAAAGGAAGCATGTTACCAAAAGTAGAATCATGTATTTCCTTTGTAAAGGACACAGGAAAACCTGCATTAATTACAGATATGGAAAAATTAAAAGAAGCTCTTGAAGGAAAAACAGGAACAAAAATTGTACCATAA
- a CDS encoding glycerate kinase type-2 family protein, with product MAEKELREIISHTINSVLPENAVKKHISKFSEIQNNNKIFLLSIGKAAWRMANAAKEILKDKIKDGIVITKYKHSLGKIDSLEIFEAGHPIPDENSLNATKIAIERIKKLPDDYIILFLISGGGSALFEMPEDNITLHDIQNITDQLLKSGAEINEINMIRKRLSRVKGGKFANLIYPKNIYALVLSDVLGDNLESIASGPAYPDKYTYNDVLNVIKKYELNINDKILSLLKKETPKNIQNAKHIIIGSVRLACEEAIKKAKELGYNTLLLTSILNAEAKEAGKIFAGIAKEIITTGNPLKPPAAIIAGGETIVYVKGTGYGGRNQELSYSFAIDIEGFENVYFSSFGTDGTDGPTDAAGGIVNGKTITKIRKKGLDPEIYLENNDTYNGLSEGEALLKTGPTGTNVNDIMILLVD from the coding sequence ATGGCCGAGAAAGAACTAAGAGAAATTATTTCCCATACCATTAATTCTGTATTACCCGAAAATGCCGTAAAAAAACATATAAGTAAATTTTCAGAAATTCAAAACAATAATAAAATATTCTTATTATCAATTGGAAAGGCTGCATGGAGAATGGCTAATGCTGCTAAAGAAATATTAAAAGATAAAATAAAAGATGGTATAGTTATTACAAAATATAAGCATAGCCTGGGAAAAATCGATTCACTTGAAATCTTTGAAGCAGGACACCCAATACCAGATGAAAACAGTTTAAATGCCACAAAAATCGCAATTGAAAGAATTAAAAAGTTACCAGATGATTATATTATTTTATTTTTAATATCCGGTGGTGGTTCAGCGTTATTTGAAATGCCAGAAGATAATATTACATTACATGACATACAGAATATTACCGATCAACTTTTAAAATCTGGTGCTGAAATTAATGAAATAAACATGATAAGAAAAAGACTTTCCAGGGTAAAAGGTGGAAAATTTGCTAATTTAATTTATCCAAAAAATATATATGCTCTTGTATTGTCCGATGTACTTGGCGATAATCTTGAAAGTATTGCTTCCGGTCCAGCCTATCCTGATAAATATACATACAATGACGTGTTAAATGTAATAAAAAAATATGAGTTAAATATTAATGATAAAATACTTTCACTCCTGAAAAAAGAAACACCAAAAAATATTCAAAATGCCAAACATATAATAATTGGAAGTGTAAGACTCGCCTGTGAAGAAGCTATAAAAAAAGCTAAAGAATTGGGATATAATACATTATTGCTTACTTCCATATTAAATGCCGAAGCAAAGGAAGCTGGAAAAATCTTTGCTGGAATTGCCAAGGAAATAATTACAACGGGAAATCCCTTAAAACCTCCTGCTGCAATAATCGCTGGAGGAGAAACCATAGTTTATGTTAAAGGAACTGGTTATGGCGGAAGAAATCAGGAATTATCATATTCTTTTGCTATTGATATAGAAGGTTTTGAAAATGTTTATTTTTCTTCCTTTGGAACAGATGGAACAGATGGTCCTACAGATGCAGCAGGAGGAATTGTAAACGGAAAAACAATAACTAAAATTCGAAAAAAAGGGCTTGATCCTGAAATTTATTTAGAGAATAACGATACCTATAATGGGTTAAGTGAAGGTGAGGCTCTTTTAAAAACCGGTCCAACAGGAACCAATGTCAATGATATAATGATATTACTTGTTGATTGA